Proteins encoded together in one Microbacterium sp. ABRD28 window:
- a CDS encoding sugar ABC transporter ATP-binding protein, with protein MTRPSSAAALEIRGVRKVYPGVTALDAVDLTVAAGSVHGLVGENGAGKSTLMKVVAGAIAPDEGRVRVDTVAVRPDVHAAADAGVAMIYQELTIVPGLTAADNVFLGAPPRRGPVLDRRGARRRFADLCMRLGVEIDASARAGDLSTSQQQLLEIMRALARDRRLVIMDEPTASLGPADIARLHGVIRDLRGKGVTVIYVSHDLDAVLDVCDDVSVMRAGRVVETRGSAAWTADALVAAMIGAVDLDAADAPARPPGQVALRVEGLRAPGVDLPHLELRAGEIVGIAGLVGSGRSRLLRTLAGADRARTGTLEVAGRAVRWPSTPRRAQRLGITLAPEDRKVQGLVLERPSSWNVALGAFRRAAAGGIVTRRGLLRWSRRFTARVALPEQRLAVPVGTLSGGNQQKVLLARQISRSPRLLLLDEPTRGIDVGAKAQVFRMLRTLADEGMAVAWVSSELEEIARHSDRILVLSQGRAVAELSAGAAVHDILTHAFTGAQRKAAA; from the coding sequence ATGACACGGCCCTCATCCGCCGCGGCCCTCGAGATCCGAGGCGTCCGCAAGGTCTACCCCGGGGTGACCGCGCTCGACGCGGTCGACCTCACGGTGGCCGCCGGAAGCGTCCACGGTCTGGTGGGCGAGAACGGCGCCGGCAAGTCCACCCTGATGAAGGTGGTCGCCGGAGCAATCGCGCCGGATGAGGGCCGGGTTCGTGTCGACACCGTGGCGGTCCGTCCCGACGTGCACGCCGCCGCCGACGCCGGAGTGGCGATGATCTACCAGGAACTCACCATCGTTCCCGGGCTCACCGCGGCGGACAATGTCTTCCTGGGTGCGCCGCCACGGCGCGGCCCCGTTCTCGACCGCCGCGGCGCTCGCCGACGCTTCGCCGATCTGTGCATGCGGCTCGGCGTCGAGATCGACGCCTCCGCCCGAGCCGGAGATCTCTCGACGTCCCAGCAGCAGCTCTTGGAGATCATGCGCGCCCTCGCGCGAGATCGGCGCCTGGTGATCATGGACGAGCCGACGGCATCCCTCGGTCCCGCCGACATCGCCCGCCTGCACGGCGTCATCCGCGACCTCCGCGGCAAAGGCGTGACAGTGATCTACGTGTCCCACGACCTCGACGCCGTCCTCGACGTCTGCGACGACGTGTCGGTGATGCGGGCAGGACGGGTCGTCGAGACCCGTGGTTCGGCGGCGTGGACCGCCGATGCTCTCGTCGCCGCGATGATCGGCGCCGTGGATCTGGATGCCGCCGATGCGCCCGCCCGTCCGCCCGGCCAGGTCGCCCTCCGCGTCGAAGGACTCCGCGCGCCCGGCGTCGACCTGCCGCATCTCGAGCTGAGAGCCGGGGAGATCGTCGGCATCGCGGGTCTCGTGGGATCGGGGCGAAGCCGCCTCCTGCGCACTCTCGCCGGCGCGGACCGCGCTCGCACCGGAACCCTGGAGGTGGCCGGAAGAGCCGTCCGCTGGCCGTCGACCCCGCGCCGTGCCCAGCGACTCGGTATCACCCTCGCCCCCGAGGATCGCAAGGTACAGGGCCTGGTGCTCGAGCGTCCCTCGAGCTGGAACGTCGCCCTCGGCGCGTTCCGTCGCGCCGCGGCGGGCGGGATCGTCACCCGGCGTGGTCTGCTGCGCTGGTCGCGCCGCTTCACCGCCCGGGTCGCGCTGCCCGAGCAGCGCCTCGCCGTCCCCGTCGGCACGCTCTCCGGCGGCAACCAGCAGAAGGTGCTTCTCGCACGTCAGATCAGCCGATCACCGCGCCTGCTGCTCTTGGACGAACCCACCCGCGGGATCGATGTCGGCGCGAAAGCGCAGGTGTTCCGGATGCTGCGGACCCTCGCCGACGAGGGGATGGCCGTGGCGTGGGTGAGCAGTGAACTGGAGGAGATCGCCCGCCACTCCGACCGGATCCTCGTGCTGTCGCAGGGCCGAGCCGTCGCCGAGCTGAGCGCGGGCGCGGCGGTGCACGACATCCTCACCCATGCCTTCACCGGCGCTCAGCGAAAGGCTGCGGCATGA